In a single window of the Arthrobacter globiformis genome:
- a CDS encoding tyrosine-type recombinase/integrase — MKSADGLPYRLIFPDSEHEVVSSFLRDLAASDCSPSTLRSYAYDLLRWFRFLHGRFTPWERAERLDVRALVEHMRVAPTANALRRGAENPATTNVVTRKRGPGMTFSPNSINHQLTVLSSFYDFALEMNLGPLVNPVPRQRAAGSRVNAHHNPMEAFRPARRGSYRQRVPRPVWRGMPDDAVVRIFDGLTNHRDRALLSFWLSSGARAEELLGLRHGDYDFGEHTIVVTSKGTRNRDIVPASSDAFVWLALYMREEQPTSPGDLVWWTLSAKNRKPLTYSAARGMFSRAQARLGSNWTLHDLRHTAAQRMIADPGFTLVDVQTVLRHAHVTTTTVYTQPRMEDVLHKVLEHYARPKPPAPAIEADYDAAALRELLGLGE; from the coding sequence GTGAAATCAGCGGACGGTCTTCCGTACCGTTTGATCTTTCCTGATTCCGAGCATGAGGTGGTGTCCTCGTTCCTGCGGGACTTAGCGGCCTCTGACTGTTCCCCCTCAACGTTGCGCAGTTACGCCTACGATCTGTTGCGCTGGTTTCGGTTCCTTCATGGGAGGTTCACGCCCTGGGAACGGGCCGAGCGCTTGGATGTTCGGGCACTGGTGGAGCACATGCGGGTGGCGCCGACGGCGAACGCGCTGCGGAGGGGAGCTGAAAACCCTGCGACGACCAATGTCGTGACGCGGAAGCGGGGACCCGGGATGACGTTCTCACCGAACTCCATCAATCATCAGCTCACCGTGCTGTCCAGTTTCTACGACTTTGCGTTGGAGATGAATCTGGGTCCGTTGGTGAATCCAGTGCCCCGGCAACGCGCTGCCGGCTCGAGGGTCAACGCGCATCACAACCCGATGGAGGCGTTCCGGCCCGCCCGCCGCGGATCCTACCGGCAACGGGTTCCTCGGCCGGTGTGGCGGGGAATGCCGGATGACGCCGTCGTCAGGATCTTTGATGGGCTGACGAACCACCGGGACCGTGCGCTGTTGTCTTTCTGGCTCAGCAGCGGGGCGCGAGCTGAGGAACTGCTCGGGCTGCGGCATGGAGATTATGACTTCGGGGAGCACACGATCGTCGTGACCAGTAAAGGAACCCGCAACCGCGACATCGTCCCGGCCAGCTCGGACGCGTTCGTGTGGCTGGCCCTGTACATGCGGGAGGAGCAGCCGACCTCTCCCGGTGACCTTGTATGGTGGACTCTGTCAGCCAAGAACCGCAAGCCACTGACATACAGTGCCGCCCGGGGCATGTTTTCAAGGGCGCAAGCGCGTTTGGGATCGAACTGGACCCTTCACGATCTGCGGCATACCGCGGCCCAGCGGATGATCGCGGACCCCGGGTTCACCCTGGTGGACGTTCAAACGGTGCTGCGGCACGCCCATGTGACCACGACGACCGTCTACACTCAGCCGCGGATGGAGGACGTGCTTCACAAGGTGCTGGAGCACTATGCGAGGCCTAAGCCACCGGCTCCGGCCATTGAAGCGGATTACGATGCCGCGGCTCTTCGCGAACTCTTGGGGCTGGGAGAATGA
- a CDS encoding tyrosine-type recombinase/integrase: MNGTETVEDLRSPAAVAAKETRRRSRELRLAADTRTDTKNRLRARPAFDAGTPAPSEQNEQFRQLQTMSVDEAIEWISACSATDEPGKWDRRRREASAHILNWLSRFPSDTWDGRWLASGLDQAPREGLKELSERLSRPEYYLLTGVSDVVRARLVRPSYEWLFVSKWNSIRGNIAFLDFAEPEEAVRMRELQLYQRSHELLRRNAENAIARILVRTGKRLGQLTGEDVLAYSHIARKPERHAKEHLAWELLVALGPLAGEPPTLRAAWHANVSNRRYTVETLVRRYGIPESGVRDLLIDYLEELKPNIDYGSLEGLAYRLVRLFWAEILDLNPAQKDLRLTPELTAKWHERMQVTLEGSPRREIASTYFAVRALYRDIAEWSHDQPERWAMWVAPIPFPRAESRAQSKQRRQVEARMQHRTRSLTPLLPAFMRSAVALRERGTRLFEQTQAAAHGQTYMVDGVTYCRHDPPIRTGMPPRARIWADVIASEEGAVLLAPIGKRADVTAMEQDGFWGWAVASTLKETGVRAEELLELTQLSLRHYVAPNTNTIVPLLHIAPSKNDQERLIPMSPELVKILVEVQRRARGTDKCVPLSVRYDPYEKTFSEPLPHLFARVFGPTQNVLSYAYIRGLLNRVAEYANLQDGGLPVRFTPHDFRRLFATELVGSGLPLHIAATLLGHLNLETTRGYTAVFPEQVVQAHHAFIERRRNKRPDYEMRAATAAEWKEFEEHFLLRRVALGNCHRPYATPCVHEHACIKCRFLQIDPDQAGRIEDMTENAEQRLDEARKHQWLGEVSALEESLVHLRHRRDEAQQLAPAHSRMPR, encoded by the coding sequence ATGAACGGCACAGAAACGGTCGAGGACCTCAGATCACCGGCTGCGGTTGCAGCGAAAGAGACCCGACGCCGCAGCCGCGAACTCCGGCTCGCGGCAGACACCAGAACCGATACCAAAAACCGGCTGAGGGCCCGTCCGGCGTTCGATGCCGGCACGCCCGCCCCGTCGGAGCAGAACGAGCAGTTCCGTCAGCTGCAAACGATGAGCGTTGATGAAGCCATCGAGTGGATCAGCGCATGCTCGGCCACTGATGAACCCGGTAAATGGGACCGGCGGCGAAGGGAAGCATCAGCCCATATTCTGAACTGGTTGTCCCGGTTCCCGTCCGACACTTGGGACGGGCGATGGCTTGCCTCAGGCCTGGATCAGGCTCCCCGGGAGGGCCTGAAGGAGCTCAGCGAACGGCTGTCCCGTCCCGAATACTATCTGCTGACGGGAGTATCGGACGTCGTCCGCGCGCGGCTGGTGCGGCCCTCCTACGAATGGTTATTCGTTTCGAAATGGAACAGCATCCGCGGGAACATCGCGTTCCTTGATTTTGCCGAGCCAGAGGAAGCGGTTCGAATGCGCGAACTGCAGCTTTATCAGCGTTCCCATGAACTGCTCCGCCGGAACGCCGAGAACGCCATCGCCAGAATTCTTGTCCGGACCGGTAAGCGGCTCGGGCAGCTGACCGGCGAGGATGTGCTGGCCTACTCACACATCGCACGGAAGCCGGAACGGCATGCCAAGGAACATCTGGCATGGGAGCTGCTTGTCGCCTTGGGACCGCTTGCAGGAGAACCGCCGACGCTGCGTGCAGCATGGCACGCCAACGTGTCCAACCGGCGCTACACGGTGGAGACCTTGGTCCGCCGGTACGGGATCCCCGAATCAGGAGTCCGTGACCTGCTGATCGACTACCTTGAAGAACTAAAGCCCAACATTGACTACGGCTCCCTGGAAGGCCTGGCTTATCGGCTCGTGCGCTTGTTCTGGGCCGAAATCCTGGACCTCAACCCGGCTCAGAAAGACCTCCGCCTCACACCGGAACTTACTGCCAAATGGCATGAACGTATGCAGGTCACCCTGGAGGGAAGCCCCCGCCGTGAGATCGCCTCAACCTACTTCGCTGTCCGCGCGCTTTACCGTGACATCGCGGAGTGGTCACACGACCAGCCAGAGCGCTGGGCGATGTGGGTGGCTCCGATCCCTTTTCCGCGCGCCGAATCCCGTGCCCAGTCAAAACAGCGCCGCCAAGTCGAAGCACGGATGCAGCACAGAACCCGTTCCCTGACACCGCTTCTGCCGGCGTTCATGCGCTCCGCTGTGGCCCTGCGTGAACGAGGCACCCGCTTGTTCGAGCAAACCCAGGCCGCAGCCCATGGCCAGACCTACATGGTCGACGGGGTGACGTACTGCCGGCATGATCCGCCGATACGGACAGGTATGCCCCCGCGCGCCCGGATCTGGGCAGACGTCATCGCCTCGGAGGAAGGCGCCGTTCTGCTCGCCCCGATCGGGAAACGAGCCGATGTCACAGCGATGGAACAGGACGGTTTCTGGGGTTGGGCGGTGGCATCGACGTTGAAGGAGACCGGGGTGAGGGCTGAAGAGCTTTTGGAGCTCACTCAGTTGTCCTTGCGCCACTACGTTGCCCCGAACACCAACACGATCGTGCCCCTGCTGCATATCGCTCCGTCCAAGAACGACCAGGAGCGCCTCATCCCGATGTCTCCGGAACTGGTCAAGATCCTGGTGGAAGTCCAACGACGAGCGCGTGGAACCGACAAGTGCGTGCCGCTGTCAGTCCGCTATGACCCCTACGAGAAAACGTTCAGCGAACCCTTGCCCCACCTGTTCGCCAGGGTCTTCGGGCCCACACAGAACGTGCTTTCCTACGCTTACATCCGGGGACTCTTGAACCGTGTCGCCGAATACGCGAACCTGCAGGACGGAGGTTTGCCGGTCCGATTCACCCCGCATGATTTCCGCCGATTGTTCGCCACGGAGCTTGTCGGGTCGGGCCTGCCGCTGCACATCGCGGCAACGCTGCTGGGACATCTGAACCTGGAAACCACAAGGGGGTACACCGCAGTCTTCCCGGAACAGGTCGTCCAAGCCCACCACGCCTTCATCGAACGCCGCCGCAACAAACGCCCTGACTACGAGATGCGTGCGGCGACTGCCGCGGAATGGAAGGAGTTCGAAGAACACTTCCTCCTGCGTAGGGTCGCGCTGGGTAACTGCCACCGCCCGTATGCCACACCCTGCGTGCACGAACACGCCTGCATCAAGTGCCGGTTCCTGCAGATCGACCCGGACCAAGCCGGCAGGATCGAGGATATGACCGAAAACGCGGAACAACGACTCGATGAAGCCCGGAAACACCAATGGCTGGGCGAGGTCAGCGCGCTCGAGGAAAGCCTCGTGCACCTGCGCCATCGACGTGACGAAGCGCAGCAGCTGGCCCCGGCTCACTCACGGATGCCTAGGTAA
- a CDS encoding ATP-dependent DNA ligase has product MSQSGKTIPWALRPPLEVALAKRVKGIPPASALPGQMLFEPKFDGYRVLIFRDRDLASLWSRQGKDLTRYFPELVEAALSMIPAGCIVDGEAVVWSEDRLNFEALQGRLSAGKERLRSMVLELPAIFVAFDVLAVAGQDARGLPLVDRRALLEELATIWAPPLSVSPQTTDRELAKEWFEGLAEVRMEGLVAKSSVGPYTGGKRIWLKAKHVSELDVVCGAVIGPVHRPTEIVAGLPLGGELRIVGRSSPLKSADSRMLGRWLRPAAGTHPWPSTVKGTALDRFNRDASPVELTLVDPIVVEVQADAAWSGQSFRHSLRFRRIRPELDPLRVEVPARLSADDKEQRL; this is encoded by the coding sequence ATGTCGCAGTCCGGTAAGACGATTCCCTGGGCGCTCCGCCCGCCGCTGGAGGTCGCGTTGGCAAAGCGTGTGAAGGGCATTCCGCCGGCGTCCGCCTTGCCGGGTCAAATGCTTTTCGAGCCCAAGTTTGATGGATACCGTGTCCTGATTTTTCGGGATCGGGATCTGGCCAGCCTGTGGTCGCGCCAGGGGAAGGACCTGACCCGGTACTTCCCGGAGCTAGTCGAGGCGGCACTATCAATGATTCCGGCCGGTTGCATTGTCGATGGCGAGGCTGTGGTGTGGTCAGAAGACAGATTGAACTTCGAGGCCCTGCAGGGGAGGTTGTCAGCCGGTAAGGAACGGCTGCGGTCGATGGTCCTCGAGTTGCCGGCGATCTTTGTGGCCTTCGATGTCCTGGCTGTTGCCGGGCAGGACGCGCGGGGCTTGCCCTTGGTGGATCGGCGGGCGCTATTGGAGGAGTTGGCAACTATCTGGGCTCCCCCGCTCTCGGTGTCCCCTCAAACGACGGATCGGGAGCTGGCCAAGGAGTGGTTTGAAGGCCTGGCAGAGGTTCGAATGGAAGGACTGGTAGCCAAGAGCAGCGTCGGGCCTTATACCGGCGGGAAAAGAATCTGGCTTAAGGCCAAGCATGTTTCTGAACTGGACGTCGTGTGCGGGGCCGTCATCGGACCTGTGCACCGGCCGACTGAAATCGTGGCGGGGCTGCCGCTGGGTGGCGAGCTGCGAATCGTCGGCCGGAGCTCGCCCTTGAAATCTGCGGACAGCCGGATGCTTGGCCGTTGGCTCCGGCCCGCGGCCGGGACCCACCCTTGGCCGTCAACGGTCAAAGGAACCGCTCTCGATCGTTTCAACCGGGACGCCTCGCCCGTTGAACTGACGCTCGTTGATCCCATCGTGGTTGAAGTCCAGGCGGATGCCGCTTGGTCAGGTCAGTCTTTCAGACATTCGCTGCGCTTCCGCAGGATCCGTCCGGAGCTCGACCCGCTGAGGGTCGAAGTTCCCGCCAGGCTGTCCGCCGATGACAAGGAACAGCGTCTCTGA
- a CDS encoding DUF3846 domain-containing protein has protein sequence MSTCTALIIPADLKEPARVETIDAGLETLQTLVAGNIEAVSGDDWHFYLNEEGKILNLPPNRRTAMLVLEKTGMLADVYCGNVVFLGETHDGDEGNVPEHLIDLAQQLFGLEREAA, from the coding sequence ATGAGCACCTGCACCGCCCTGATCATTCCCGCCGACCTGAAGGAACCGGCCCGCGTGGAAACCATCGACGCCGGGTTGGAGACGCTGCAAACCCTCGTGGCCGGGAACATCGAAGCCGTGAGCGGCGATGACTGGCACTTCTACCTGAACGAGGAAGGCAAGATCCTGAACCTCCCACCGAACCGCCGGACCGCGATGCTGGTCCTTGAAAAAACCGGGATGCTGGCAGACGTGTACTGCGGAAACGTCGTGTTCCTGGGAGAGACCCACGACGGGGACGAAGGCAATGTGCCCGAGCACCTGATCGACCTCGCGCAGCAGCTCTTTGGGCTCGAACGGGAAGCCGCCTAA
- a CDS encoding DUF4192 family protein → MTEKLTITGSADLIAAVPHLLGVQPKESFVVLTARSGTLGASLRMDAPAEAAPGDYAQMMTTYAAHDDKATGSFVIVYTDEDPEYGYPYAAHVAALTTELATARMPVRMVLLVTGTYWATYGTAEKNPLDAVRDRNANVTLTYYGSAPHLEVYNPELLGTWALPVEAPEGTEEDLETACRTWAATLDGTDMPDTDTARQLAAAFQHRHIRDYLFRDTITTHNGSFGDVLTGKFTARPDWDRVDRAEAIAFELMKAVPAGQRAPMLTLMGWLEWLKGRGSQADRYLKLAAEDVSDFRLAELLRELINRGHVADVARDADTSYKRRLI, encoded by the coding sequence ATGACTGAAAAACTGACCATCACCGGTTCCGCTGACCTGATCGCCGCCGTCCCGCACCTGCTGGGCGTCCAGCCGAAGGAATCCTTCGTCGTGCTGACGGCCCGCTCCGGGACATTGGGCGCCAGCCTGCGCATGGATGCACCGGCAGAGGCCGCCCCGGGCGATTACGCGCAGATGATGACCACCTACGCAGCCCACGACGACAAGGCAACAGGGTCCTTCGTCATCGTCTACACCGACGAAGACCCGGAGTACGGCTACCCCTACGCCGCGCACGTCGCTGCTCTCACCACCGAGCTGGCCACGGCACGGATGCCCGTCCGGATGGTCCTGCTGGTCACCGGCACCTACTGGGCAACCTACGGCACGGCAGAGAAGAACCCCCTGGACGCGGTCAGGGACCGCAACGCCAACGTCACGCTGACCTACTACGGGTCCGCCCCGCACCTTGAGGTGTACAACCCCGAGCTGCTGGGCACGTGGGCGCTGCCCGTGGAGGCGCCGGAAGGCACCGAGGAGGATCTTGAAACCGCATGCCGGACGTGGGCGGCCACGCTGGACGGGACAGATATGCCGGACACGGACACCGCCCGGCAGCTGGCGGCAGCATTCCAGCACCGGCACATCCGCGACTACCTGTTCCGGGACACCATCACCACCCACAACGGCAGCTTCGGTGACGTGCTGACCGGAAAGTTCACCGCCCGTCCGGACTGGGACCGCGTGGACCGCGCCGAGGCTATCGCGTTCGAGCTGATGAAGGCCGTACCGGCCGGGCAACGCGCCCCAATGCTGACCCTGATGGGCTGGTTGGAATGGCTCAAAGGCCGCGGGTCCCAGGCCGACCGCTACCTTAAACTCGCCGCAGAGGACGTTTCGGATTTCCGCCTCGCGGAGTTGTTGCGGGAACTGATCAACCGGGGTCACGTCGCCGACGTCGCCCGAGACGCTGACACGTCCTACAAGCGCCGCCTCATCTAA
- a CDS encoding ATP-dependent DNA helicase, with product MSTVDMHIRSIDETICGNIAVLGHNRGLLSQNMLSQLRNLVEGVAVRVHTNNGYTEHDYDAITAGLAFVKSRGKLAFLTRFYTLLQPSASHYTFDGDGSERLMLKYYEYLHRLRAFMHDSFGMDVLANLESFPIDLDPSLREYHEKIAERITAVRQLPKDGDTSSRYYVLKTRPFFVRGRIFYEVTFCNPVDKISKFDRIIAFTDQDIGDKYAAMLTLRSEAIEVLGQTMPITVIRGWEVSIRPCELNNFARFFGPRTNIGSGNTEYRLLMQYLTATSSTLVDLVDLPDDRYERVKLKVTERAKSPRFFPILDKARRIIQESEPGHVVLRYLMLHMKNVVLREQHSRDECGRLSGLNLQWGCIPFDEMPFCTSLPRHNPRYWDLIDVLDPSDRMHELLARRVKNNVDRRGMLYTPLGDLAPMGDVTALIRRHNDALYYKHKARSLDVDRGHVFIRGYENDIVQIVEKIQGHAASGVGGWEDAIEHWLDERPTLIDDVAKVDALKSLFNESRVALIYGAAGTGKSTMVNYIANYFNEEQMLFLANTHPAVDNLKRRVQTQNADFRTIASHNWRTGADPEYEVVVIDECSTVSNEDLLKILEGTRFKLLVLVGDVYQIESIQFGNWFGIMRSFVPNQSVFELTTPYRTKNDGLLGLWQKVRNVDDDITEAMTRGGYSTVLSEKLFEAQREDEIILCLNYDGLYGINNINRFLQSSNPNASVPWGPSIYKVGDPVVFNDAERFKPVIFNNLKGTIVGIQREPGRVRFEIDLDRDVTELSVYGTELEWVRDSVVAFDVFELADSDEDDESLNTSIPFQVAYAVSIHRAQGLEYESVKVVITDANEDDISHSILYTALTRARENLQVFWTPETQQSVIGKLEQRTNKKDVNLLSGRRSLAPVT from the coding sequence ATGAGCACGGTCGATATGCACATCCGCAGCATCGACGAGACGATCTGCGGCAATATCGCCGTCCTCGGACATAACCGCGGACTTCTGTCGCAGAACATGCTCTCGCAGCTGCGGAACCTGGTTGAGGGTGTGGCAGTTCGCGTTCACACCAATAACGGGTATACCGAGCATGACTACGACGCGATCACAGCGGGCCTGGCATTCGTCAAGTCCCGCGGAAAACTGGCCTTTCTAACCCGCTTCTATACGTTGCTTCAACCCAGCGCCTCGCACTATACGTTCGATGGTGACGGATCTGAGCGGCTGATGCTGAAGTACTACGAGTACCTGCACCGCCTCCGGGCATTCATGCATGACTCGTTCGGAATGGACGTGCTGGCTAACCTTGAGTCGTTCCCGATCGACCTAGACCCATCACTGCGCGAGTACCACGAGAAGATTGCGGAGCGGATCACGGCCGTCCGTCAGCTTCCGAAGGACGGCGACACGTCGTCGCGTTATTACGTCCTCAAGACTCGTCCCTTCTTTGTCAGAGGCCGGATCTTTTATGAGGTTACCTTCTGCAACCCGGTCGACAAGATCAGCAAATTTGACCGGATCATCGCCTTCACGGACCAGGACATTGGCGATAAGTACGCTGCTATGCTCACCCTCCGATCTGAGGCGATCGAGGTGCTCGGTCAAACCATGCCGATTACGGTCATTCGCGGCTGGGAGGTCTCGATCCGCCCGTGCGAGCTGAACAACTTCGCGCGCTTCTTCGGGCCTAGGACCAACATTGGATCAGGCAATACCGAGTACCGCCTCCTGATGCAATACCTGACTGCGACCAGCTCGACGCTTGTCGACCTCGTTGATCTGCCGGATGACCGCTATGAGCGCGTGAAGTTGAAAGTCACTGAACGTGCCAAGAGCCCGCGCTTCTTCCCCATTCTCGACAAGGCACGTCGCATTATCCAGGAGAGCGAGCCGGGGCACGTCGTGCTTCGATATCTGATGCTTCACATGAAGAACGTGGTACTTCGGGAGCAGCATAGTCGTGACGAGTGCGGCCGGCTTTCGGGACTGAATCTTCAATGGGGGTGCATCCCATTTGATGAGATGCCGTTCTGCACGTCATTGCCGCGCCACAACCCGCGCTACTGGGATCTTATTGATGTACTCGACCCAAGCGACCGTATGCACGAGCTGCTCGCTCGCCGCGTCAAGAACAACGTCGATCGTCGGGGCATGCTCTACACGCCGCTTGGCGACCTGGCCCCTATGGGTGACGTCACAGCACTTATTAGGCGGCATAACGATGCTCTGTACTACAAGCACAAGGCTCGCTCGCTCGATGTTGATCGCGGACACGTATTCATCCGTGGGTACGAGAACGACATCGTGCAAATAGTCGAGAAGATCCAGGGACATGCCGCATCCGGCGTTGGAGGCTGGGAAGACGCCATCGAGCACTGGCTCGACGAGCGCCCAACGCTGATCGACGATGTAGCGAAGGTCGACGCGCTGAAGTCACTTTTTAATGAGTCCCGCGTTGCGCTGATCTATGGGGCCGCCGGCACGGGCAAGTCCACGATGGTCAACTACATCGCGAACTACTTTAATGAGGAGCAGATGCTCTTCTTGGCGAACACGCATCCAGCGGTAGACAATCTCAAGCGCAGAGTCCAAACGCAAAACGCCGACTTCAGAACCATCGCCAGTCATAACTGGAGGACCGGTGCCGATCCTGAGTACGAGGTTGTCGTGATCGACGAGTGCAGCACTGTGAGCAATGAGGACTTGCTCAAGATCCTGGAGGGCACCAGGTTCAAGCTCCTGGTGCTTGTCGGGGACGTCTACCAGATCGAGTCGATCCAATTCGGCAACTGGTTCGGAATCATGCGCTCTTTCGTCCCAAACCAATCGGTCTTCGAGCTAACAACGCCGTACAGGACCAAGAACGACGGGCTTCTCGGGCTGTGGCAGAAAGTCCGCAACGTCGATGATGACATCACCGAGGCAATGACGCGCGGCGGGTACTCGACAGTGCTGAGTGAAAAGTTGTTTGAGGCCCAGCGAGAAGACGAAATCATCCTCTGTCTGAATTACGACGGGCTCTACGGCATCAACAACATCAACCGGTTCCTGCAGAGCAGCAACCCGAACGCTTCGGTCCCGTGGGGCCCGTCAATCTACAAAGTCGGTGATCCGGTGGTGTTTAACGACGCTGAACGATTCAAGCCCGTTATCTTCAATAACTTGAAGGGCACAATTGTCGGTATTCAGAGGGAGCCTGGCCGGGTCCGGTTTGAGATTGACCTCGACCGCGACGTGACGGAGCTATCGGTTTACGGGACGGAGCTCGAATGGGTACGTGACTCAGTTGTCGCCTTCGACGTCTTCGAACTTGCGGACAGCGATGAGGACGACGAGTCGCTCAACACTTCCATTCCCTTCCAAGTCGCTTATGCCGTATCAATTCACAGGGCGCAGGGCCTCGAGTACGAGTCCGTCAAGGTCGTCATCACCGACGCCAACGAGGACGATATCTCCCACAGCATCCTCTACACGGCGCTGACGCGCGCTCGTGAGAATCTGCAGGTCTTCTGGACTCCGGAGACGCAGCAGTCTGTCATCGGGAAGCTCGAGCAAAGAACCAATAAGAAGGACGTGAACCTTCTTTCGGGTCGCCGCAGCCTGGCGCCCGTTACGTAG
- a CDS encoding DUF1622 domain-containing protein translates to MDFKQIIETAGQYMDFAGVAIMVIGAVVSIPLAVRGRSFPQGREGPERQSVYRQYRQLLGRSILLGLELLVAADIIRTVAVTPTFTSVGVLAVIVLIRTFLSFSLELEITGRWPWQKEEKATTAASSA, encoded by the coding sequence ATGGATTTCAAGCAGATCATCGAGACGGCCGGGCAGTACATGGACTTCGCGGGTGTCGCGATCATGGTCATTGGCGCCGTGGTGTCTATCCCACTGGCTGTCCGCGGCCGGAGCTTCCCCCAAGGCAGGGAAGGGCCGGAACGTCAGTCGGTGTACCGACAGTACCGGCAACTGCTGGGCCGTTCCATCCTCCTGGGCCTTGAGCTCCTGGTCGCCGCCGACATCATCCGCACCGTGGCCGTGACCCCCACTTTCACCAGCGTGGGGGTCCTCGCCGTGATCGTGCTCATCAGGACGTTTCTGAGCTTTTCGCTGGAGCTGGAGATCACCGGGCGCTGGCCCTGGCAGAAAGAGGAAAAGGCCACCACGGCGGCATCGTCCGCCTAA
- a CDS encoding helix-turn-helix domain-containing protein yields MTDAKIRSARKLLNQGTPPREVADTLGVSVPTLYRWIPATGSTEAPRK; encoded by the coding sequence ATGACCGATGCCAAGATCCGCTCAGCCCGAAAGCTCCTCAACCAGGGAACACCGCCCCGGGAGGTCGCCGACACCCTGGGAGTCTCCGTGCCCACCCTCTACAGATGGATCCCGGCAACAGGCTCGACCGAGGCACCAAGGAAGTAG
- a CDS encoding GNAT family N-acetyltransferase yields MAPSFRIEPLILPSSTQSPEATDFLEFSELSDALILETWGNLDLAAPREARLESWRDDDYKQARFYFVRVNGRMVARSSIGLPLAENLDVAMVRVDVLNEFTGRGIGQMLLRHAEEFAARHGRTTVQSSTEHAAGFDPHGPGILKPGTGTGGVPADSRAVKFALAAGYALEQVTQFSALDLPVPDGTLDALEQKACSIAGNCYDLLTWTDRCPDDYVDEMAVLMSRMSTDSPSGELHFESQVWDAKRVRHVEDEWKQSGMESLVSVARHKPSGELAAYSVLQYSASKPWLAVQDDTLVARAHRGSRLGMLVKILNLRRLEAERPSVERILTFNAAENGHMLAINVVLGFRPAGYSGEWQRRR; encoded by the coding sequence ATGGCGCCGTCCTTCCGTATAGAACCTCTGATCCTGCCATCATCGACCCAGTCGCCGGAGGCTACGGATTTCCTGGAATTCAGCGAACTCAGCGACGCACTGATACTGGAAACGTGGGGGAATCTGGACTTGGCCGCTCCCCGCGAAGCACGCCTTGAATCATGGAGGGACGACGACTACAAGCAGGCGCGGTTCTACTTCGTCCGCGTCAATGGGCGCATGGTGGCAAGGTCGAGCATCGGGCTGCCCTTGGCGGAGAACCTCGACGTTGCGATGGTCCGGGTTGACGTTCTGAATGAGTTCACGGGTAGGGGAATCGGTCAGATGCTGCTGCGGCATGCCGAGGAATTCGCGGCCCGCCACGGCCGCACTACAGTGCAGAGTTCCACGGAACATGCCGCAGGCTTTGACCCCCATGGACCCGGCATCCTGAAGCCGGGAACCGGCACGGGCGGTGTGCCCGCGGATTCCCGTGCGGTGAAGTTCGCGCTGGCCGCCGGCTACGCGCTGGAACAGGTCACCCAATTCAGCGCCCTGGATCTTCCCGTGCCGGATGGAACGCTGGATGCCTTGGAACAAAAGGCATGCTCGATCGCCGGGAACTGCTATGACCTCCTCACGTGGACAGACCGCTGCCCCGACGACTACGTAGACGAGATGGCAGTTCTCATGTCCCGGATGAGCACCGACAGCCCGTCAGGGGAGCTCCACTTCGAGTCGCAGGTTTGGGATGCCAAGCGCGTCCGGCACGTCGAGGACGAGTGGAAGCAGTCAGGCATGGAGTCGCTGGTCTCCGTAGCACGGCACAAGCCGAGTGGCGAGCTGGCCGCCTACTCGGTCCTGCAATACTCCGCCTCAAAACCTTGGTTAGCGGTGCAGGACGACACATTGGTTGCTAGGGCTCATCGCGGCAGCCGGCTCGGCATGCTGGTCAAGATACTGAATCTGCGGCGGTTGGAGGCTGAACGTCCTTCGGTTGAACGGATACTCACGTTCAACGCGGCGGAGAACGGACATATGCTGGCCATCAACGTGGTGCTGGGGTTCCGGCCCGCCGGGTACAGCGGCGAGTGGCAGCGCCGAAGGTAA